In one window of Escherichia coli DSM 30083 = JCM 1649 = ATCC 11775 DNA:
- the fepB gene encoding Fe2+-enterobactin ABC transporter substrate-binding protein: MRLAPLYRNALLLTGLLLSGIAAVQAADWPRQITDSRGTHTLESQPQRIVSTSVTLTGSLLAIDAPVIASGATTPNNRVADDQGFLRQWSKVAKERKLQRLYIGEPSAEAVAAQMPDLILISATGGDSALALYDQLSTIAPTLIINYDDKSWQSLLTQLGEITGHEKQAAERIAQFDKQLAAAKEQIKLPPQPVTAIVYTAAAHSANLWTPESAQGQMLEQLGFTLAKLPAGLNASQSQGKRHDIIQLGGENLAAGLNGESLFLFAGDQKDADAIYANPLLAHLPAVQNKQVYALGTETFRLDYYSAMQVLDRLKALF, encoded by the coding sequence GTGAGACTCGCCCCGCTCTACCGCAACGCCCTTCTATTAACAGGACTTTTGCTTTCAGGAATAGCCGCAGTTCAGGCCGCCGACTGGCCGCGTCAGATTACTGACAGCCGTGGCACTCATACCCTGGAAAGCCAGCCGCAGCGTATAGTTTCCACCAGCGTCACCCTGACCGGCTCACTGCTGGCGATTGATGCTCCGGTGATCGCCAGCGGCGCGACCACGCCAAATAACCGCGTCGCGGATGACCAGGGCTTTTTACGCCAGTGGAGCAAGGTGGCGAAAGAACGCAAACTGCAACGGCTCTATATCGGCGAACCGAGTGCAGAAGCCGTTGCCGCGCAAATGCCGGATCTGATTTTAATTAGCGCAACCGGCGGCGATTCGGCGCTGGCGCTGTACGATCAGCTTTCTACCATCGCCCCAACATTAATCATCAATTACGACGACAAAAGCTGGCAGTCGCTGTTAACGCAGCTTGGCGAAATTACCGGGCATGAGAAACAAGCGGCAGAGCGGATTGCACAGTTTGATAAGCAACTGGCGGCGGCGAAAGAGCAAATCAAATTACCGCCGCAGCCGGTCACTGCCATCGTCTATACCGCCGCTGCACACAGTGCCAATCTCTGGACGCCGGAATCAGCACAAGGGCAGATGCTGGAACAACTCGGCTTTACGCTGGCGAAGTTGCCCGCAGGCTTAAACGCCAGCCAAAGCCAGGGCAAACGCCATGACATCATTCAGCTTGGTGGAGAAAATCTGGCTGCAGGGTTAAATGGCGAGTCACTATTCCTGTTCGCCGGTGATCAGAAAGACGCCGATGCTATTTATGCTAATCCGCTGCTCGCGCACCTGCCTGCAGTACAAAACAAGCAGGTTTATGCGCTGGGAACCGAGACGTTCCGCCTGGATTACTACAGCGCCATGCAAGTGCTGGATAGACTTAAGGCGCTGTTTTAA
- the entS gene encoding enterobactin transporter EntS — protein MNKQSWLLNLSLLKTHPAFRAVFLARFISIVSLGLLGVAVPVQIQMMTHSTWQVGLSVTLTGGAMFVGLMVGGVLADRYERKKVILLARGTCGIGFIGLCLNALLPEPSLLAIYLLGLWDGFFASLGVTALLAATPALVGRENLMQAGAITMLTVRLGSVISPMIGGLLLATGGVAWNYGLAAAGTFITLLPLLSLPALPPPPQPREHPLKSLLAGFRFLLASPLVGGIALLGGLLTMASAVRVLYPALADNWQMSAAQIGFLYAAIPLGAAIGALTSGKLAHSVRPGLLMLLSTLGAFLAISLFGLMPMWILGVVCLALFGWLSAVSSLLQYTMLQTQTPEAMLGRINGLWTAQNVTGDAIGAALLGGLGAMMTPVASASASGFGLLIIGVLLLLVLVELRRFRQTPPQVTASDS, from the coding sequence ATGAATAAACAATCCTGGCTGCTTAACCTCAGCCTGTTGAAAACGCACCCGGCGTTTCGCGCAGTATTCCTCGCTCGTTTTATCTCAATTGTTTCTCTGGGTTTGCTCGGCGTCGCGGTGCCGGTGCAGATCCAGATGATGACGCATTCCACCTGGCAGGTGGGGCTTTCGGTGACGCTGACCGGCGGCGCGATGTTTGTTGGCCTGATGGTCGGCGGTGTGCTGGCGGATCGCTATGAGCGTAAAAAAGTGATTTTGCTGGCGCGCGGCACCTGTGGCATTGGCTTCATTGGACTGTGCCTGAATGCGCTGCTGCCGGAGCCGTCTTTGCTGGCAATCTATTTACTTGGTTTATGGGATGGTTTTTTCGCATCACTTGGCGTTACGGCGCTACTGGCGGCGACACCTGCACTGGTAGGGCGTGAAAACCTAATGCAGGCCGGGGCGATCACCATGTTGACTGTGCGTCTGGGATCGGTGATTTCGCCCATGATTGGCGGTTTACTGCTGGCGACCGGAGGCGTAGCCTGGAACTACGGGCTGGCGGCGGCGGGCACATTTATTACCTTGCTACCGTTGTTAAGCCTTCCGGCGTTGCCACCACCGCCGCAGCCGCGTGAGCATCCGTTGAAATCATTACTGGCAGGATTTCGTTTTCTACTCGCCAGCCCGCTGGTGGGAGGGATTGCGTTGCTGGGGGGTTTATTGACGATGGCGAGCGCGGTGCGGGTACTGTATCCGGCGCTGGCTGACAACTGGCAGATGTCGGCGGCGCAAATTGGCTTTCTCTATGCGGCAATCCCGCTCGGTGCGGCTATTGGCGCGTTAACCAGTGGAAAACTGGCGCATAGCGTACGGCCAGGTCTGTTGATGTTGCTCTCCACATTGGGGGCGTTCCTCGCCATTAGTCTGTTTGGCCTGATGCCGATGTGGATTTTAGGCGTGGTTTGTCTGGCGCTGTTCGGCTGGCTGAGCGCGGTTAGTTCGTTGCTGCAATATACAATGCTGCAAACGCAAACCCCGGAAGCGATGTTAGGGCGGATTAACGGTTTGTGGACGGCGCAAAACGTGACGGGCGATGCCATAGGCGCGGCGCTGCTGGGCGGTTTGGGAGCGATGATGACACCGGTTGCTTCCGCAAGCGCGAGCGGTTTTGGTTTGTTGATTATCGGCGTGTTGTTGCTGCTGGTGCTGGTGGAGTTGCGACGTTTTCGCCAGACGCCGCCGCAGGTGACAGCGTCCGACAGTTAA
- the fepD gene encoding Fe(3+)-siderophore ABC transporter permease produces MSGSVAVTRAIAVPGLLLLLIIATALSLLIGAKSLPASVVLEALSGTCQSADCTIVLDARLPRTLAGLLAGGALGLAGALMQTLTRNPLADPGLLGVNAGASFAIVLGAALFGYSSAQEQLAMAFAGALVASLIVAFTGSQGGGQLSPVRLTLAGVALAAVLEGLTSGIALLNPDVYDQLRFWQAGSLDIRNLHTLKVVLIPVLTAGATALLLSRALNSLSLGSDTATALGSRVARTQLIGLLAITVLCGSATAVVGPIAFIGLMMPHMARWLVGADHRWSLPVTLLATPALLLFADIIGRVIVPGELRVSVVSAFIGAPVLIFLVRRKTRGGA; encoded by the coding sequence ATGTCTGGTTCTGTTGCCGTGACACGCGCCATTGCCGTGCCCGGATTGCTGTTATTACTGATTATCGCGACGGCATTAAGCCTACTCATTGGGGCAAAATCACTCCCCGCTTCCGTAGTGCTGGAGGCGCTCTCCGGCACCTGCCAGAGCGCCGACTGCACCATTGTGCTCGACGCCCGTCTGCCGCGCACCCTTGCCGGTTTATTGGCAGGCGGTGCGCTTGGCCTTGCCGGGGCGTTAATGCAAACCCTCACCCGAAACCCGCTTGCCGATCCTGGTTTGCTTGGCGTGAACGCCGGTGCCAGTTTTGCCATTGTGCTGGGCGCGGCGCTGTTTGGTTACTCTTCCGCGCAGGAACAACTGGCGATGGCCTTCGCCGGGGCGCTGGTGGCCTCGTTGATTGTTGCCTTTACCGGCAGCCAGGGCGGCGGGCAGTTAAGTCCGGTGCGTTTAACCCTGGCAGGCGTGGCGCTGGCGGCGGTGCTGGAAGGGCTGACCAGCGGCATCGCCCTGCTTAATCCCGACGTCTACGATCAACTGCGTTTCTGGCAAGCCGGTTCGCTGGATATTCGCAATCTACATACCTTAAAAGTGGTGCTAATCCCGGTGCTTACCGCTGGAGCAACTGCGCTATTACTGAGCCGCGCGCTGAACAGTTTAAGCCTTGGCAGTGACACCGCGACGGCACTGGGCAGTCGCGTAGCGCGCACACAGTTGATTGGTCTGCTGGCAATTACCGTGCTTTGTGGTAGTGCGACGGCGGTAGTTGGCCCGATTGCCTTTATTGGCCTGATGATGCCGCACATGGCGCGCTGGCTGGTAGGTGCCGATCATCGCTGGTCGCTGCCCGTCACGCTACTCGCTACCCCTGCCCTGCTGCTGTTTGCCGATATCATTGGGCGGGTGATTGTTCCCGGCGAACTGCGCGTTTCTGTAGTCAGTGCCTTTATTGGCGCACCAGTGCTGATCTTCCTCGTACGACGTAAAACGCGAGGTGGCGCATGA
- the fepG gene encoding iron-enterobactin ABC transporter permease, which translates to MIYVSRRLIITCLLLLIACVMAGVWGLRSGAVTLETSQVFAALMGDTPRSMTMVVTEWRLPRVLMALLIGAALGVSGAIFQSLMRNPLGSPDVMGFNTGAWSGVLVAMVLFGQDLTAIALAAMVGGIVTSLLVWLLAWRNGIDTFRLIIIGIGVRAMLVAFNTWLLLKASLETALTAGLWNAGSLNGLTWAKTSPSAPIIILMLIAAALLVRRMRLLEMGDDTACALGVSVERSRLLMMLVAVVLTAAATALAGPISFIALVAPHIARRISGTARWGLTQAALCGALLLLVADLCAQQLFMPYQLPVGVVTVSLGGIYLIVLLIQESRKK; encoded by the coding sequence ATGATTTACGTCTCTCGCCGATTAATTATCACCTGTCTGCTGTTGCTAATAGCTTGTGTGATGGCAGGCGTGTGGGGATTACGTAGCGGTGCCGTCACGCTGGAAACTTCGCAGGTATTCGCCGCGTTGATGGGCGACACGCCGCGCAGTATGACGATGGTGGTCACCGAATGGCGTTTACCACGCGTGCTGATGGCGCTGTTGATTGGCGCGGCGCTGGGCGTCAGCGGCGCGATTTTTCAGTCGCTGATGCGTAACCCGCTTGGCAGCCCTGACGTAATGGGCTTTAACACCGGGGCGTGGAGCGGCGTGCTGGTGGCGATGGTGCTGTTTGGTCAGGACCTGACGGCTATCGCGCTGGCAGCAATGGTGGGCGGCATTGTCACTTCGCTGCTGGTCTGGCTGCTCGCCTGGCGTAACGGTATCGACACCTTTCGGTTGATTATTATCGGTATTGGTGTTCGCGCCATGCTGGTGGCCTTTAATACCTGGCTGTTGCTGAAAGCGTCTTTAGAAACGGCGCTAACAGCGGGTTTGTGGAATGCCGGATCGCTCAATGGCCTGACGTGGGCAAAAACCTCGCCTTCCGCACCCATCATTATATTAATGTTAATTGCCGCCGCCTTGCTGGTGCGGCGAATGCGCTTGCTGGAAATGGGCGATGATACCGCATGTGCGCTGGGCGTCAGCGTCGAACGTTCGCGGCTGTTAATGATGCTGGTCGCCGTAGTGCTTACCGCAGCTGCCACTGCCCTGGCGGGGCCAATTTCCTTTATTGCTTTAGTCGCGCCGCACATTGCCCGCCGCATCAGTGGCACCGCTCGCTGGGGGCTAACCCAGGCGGCGCTGTGCGGGGCGCTGTTACTGCTGGTGGCCGATCTCTGCGCCCAACAACTGTTTATGCCGTATCAACTTCCGGTTGGCGTCGTTACCGTCAGCCTCGGCGGTATTTACCTTATCGTCTTGTTAATTCAGGAGTCTCGCAAAAAATGA
- the fepC gene encoding iron-enterobactin ABC transporter ATP-binding protein translates to MTESVARLRGEQLTLGYGKYTVAENLTVEIPDGHFTAIIGPNGCGKSTLLRTLSRLMTPAHGHVWLDGEHIQHYASKEVARRIGLLAQNATTPGDITVQELVARGRYPHQPLFTRWRKEDEDAVTKAMQATGITHLADQSVDTLSGGQRQRAWIAMVLAQETAIMLLDEPTTWLDISHQIDLLELLSELNREKGYTLAAVLHDLNQACRYASHLIALREGKIVAQGAPKEIVTAELIERIYGLRCMIIDDPVAGTPLVVPLGRTAPSTAKI, encoded by the coding sequence ATGACCGAATCAGTAGCCCGTTTGCGCGGCGAACAGTTAACCCTCGGATATGGCAAATATACCGTTGCGGAAAATCTGACTGTAGAAATACCTGATGGTCACTTCACGGCAATTATCGGGCCAAATGGCTGCGGTAAATCCACGTTACTGCGTACCTTAAGCCGCCTGATGACGCCTGCTCACGGGCATGTCTGGCTGGATGGCGAGCACATTCAACATTACGCCAGTAAAGAGGTTGCACGCCGGATTGGTCTGTTGGCGCAAAACGCCACCACACCGGGCGATATCACCGTGCAGGAGCTGGTGGCGCGTGGGCGTTACCCGCATCAACCGCTGTTTACCCGCTGGCGCAAAGAAGATGAAGACGCGGTAACAAAAGCGATGCAGGCCACGGGAATAACTCATCTGGCGGATCAAAGCGTGGACACCCTTTCTGGCGGACAACGCCAGCGAGCGTGGATCGCGATGGTGCTGGCCCAGGAAACGGCAATTATGCTGCTCGATGAACCCACGACCTGGCTGGATATCAGTCATCAGATTGATTTGCTGGAACTGTTAAGCGAACTGAACCGCGAGAAAGGCTATACCCTGGCGGCGGTGCTGCACGATCTTAATCAGGCCTGTCGTTACGCCAGCCATTTGATTGCATTGCGGGAAGGGAAAATTGTTGCTCAGGGAGCACCGAAGGAGATTGTCACTGCTGAACTGATCGAGCGCATTTATGGTCTGCGCTGCATGATTATTGACGATCCGGTTGCCGGAACGCCGCTCGTGGTGCCGCTCGGACGAACGGCACCTTCAACCGCAAAGATTTAA
- the wzz(fepE) gene encoding LPS O-antigen length regulator Wzz(fepE): MSSLNIKQGSEAHFPEYPLASPSNNEIDLLSLIEVLWRAKKTVMAVVFAFACAGLLISFILPQKWTSSAVITPAEAIQWQDLEKTFTKLRVLDLDINIDRGGAFNLFIKRFQSVSLLEEYLRSSPYVMDQLKEAKIDELDLHRAIVALSEKMKAVDDNASKKKDEPSLYTSWTLSFTAPTSEEAQKVLAGYIDYISALVVKESIENVRNKLEIKTQFEKEKLAQDRIKTKNQLDANIQRLNYSLDIANAAGIKKPVYSNGQAVKDDPDFSISLGADGIERKLEIEKAVTDVAELNGELRNRQYLVEQLTKANINDVNFTPFKYQLRPSLPVKKDGPGKSIIVILSALIGGMVACGGVLLRHAMASRKQDAMMADHLV, encoded by the coding sequence ATGTCATCACTGAATATTAAACAGGGAAGTGAAGCTCATTTTCCCGAGTATCCTCTGGCGTCGCCCAGTAATAATGAAATTGATTTACTTAGTCTAATTGAAGTTTTATGGCGGGCCAAAAAAACGGTCATGGCGGTCGTTTTTGCGTTTGCCTGCGCAGGGTTACTGATCTCTTTCATCCTGCCGCAAAAATGGACCAGCTCAGCCGTCATTACTCCCGCCGAAGCCATTCAGTGGCAGGACCTGGAGAAAACCTTTACCAAACTCCGCGTTCTTGATCTCGATATTAATATCGACCGTGGCGGTGCATTTAACCTGTTTATCAAGAGGTTTCAGTCTGTTAGCTTACTAGAAGAGTACCTGCGCTCATCACCTTATGTGATGGACCAATTAAAAGAGGCGAAAATCGACGAACTGGATTTGCATCGAGCTATCGTCGCATTGAGCGAAAAAATGAAAGCGGTTGATGACAATGCCAGTAAGAAAAAAGATGAACCGTCACTGTATACCTCCTGGACGCTAAGTTTTACCGCGCCCACCAGTGAAGAGGCACAGAAAGTGTTGGCCGGGTATATCGATTATATCTCTGCGTTGGTGGTGAAAGAGTCGATAGAAAACGTCCGTAATAAACTGGAGATCAAAACCCAGTTTGAAAAAGAAAAACTGGCTCAGGATCGCATTAAAACGAAAAATCAACTTGATGCAAACATTCAGCGCCTCAATTATTCACTCGACATTGCCAACGCGGCAGGAATTAAAAAGCCCGTATACAGTAATGGTCAGGCCGTTAAAGATGACCCCGATTTCTCTATTTCTCTCGGTGCTGACGGTATTGAACGCAAACTGGAAATTGAAAAAGCGGTTACTGACGTTGCGGAACTGAACGGCGAATTACGTAATCGCCAGTATCTTGTTGAGCAGTTAACAAAAGCAAATATCAACGATGTGAATTTTACGCCGTTTAAATATCAGTTAAGACCGTCATTGCCAGTAAAAAAAGACGGTCCGGGTAAGTCGATTATTGTGATCCTTTCCGCGTTGATCGGCGGGATGGTGGCTTGTGGTGGTGTGCTGTTGCGCCATGCGATGGCATCCAGAAAACAGGATGCCATGATGGCAGACCACTTAGTTTAA